GTTGCGCACCGAGGCCGGTAAACCGATGTCCGCCGCCGAGCAGGGCATGGTCACCGGCGAGGTGTTCGAGGCCTACATCGACTGGCGTCAGGACAACCCGTCCGACGACATCATGACCGAACTGCTCAATGTCGAGTTCACCGACGAGACCGGCACCGTGCGGCGATTGCGGCGCGAGGAGCTGCTGGTCTACCTCAACGTGGTGGCCGGTGCGGGTAACGAGACCACGACACGGCTGATCGGCTGGGCGGCCAAAGTGCTCGCCGAGCACCCCGATCAGCGGCGGGAGCTGGTCGAGAACCCGGCCCTGATCCCGTTGGCCGTCGAGGAGTTGCTGCGCTTCGAACCGCCCGCCCCCCATGTCGCCAGGTATGTGACCCGCGACATCGAGATCCACGGCCAGACGGTCCCCGAGGGTGCCGTGATGATGATGCTCATCGGTGCCGCCGTGCGTGACCATCGCCAATTCCCGCCCGACGGCGACGTTTTCGACATCCATCGGGAACCGCGTCAGCACCTGGCCTTCAGCGTCGGAACGCATTACTGTCTCGGCTCGGCGTTGGCGCGACTGGAGGGACGAGTAGCGCTGGAGGAGATCCTCAAGCGCTTCCCGGAGTGGGACGTCGATATGGCCAACGCCGCGCTCTCACCGACATCGACTGTGCGGGGCTGGGATTCGATGCCGGCGATCGTGCGATGACATCCCCGACGACCGGGACGGCGCTGGGGGTCCCGAAAGATTGGGACGACATCACACCCGAATGGATGACTTCCGCGCTCTCGGGCCGGCATCCGGATGCGGTCGTCGAATCGGTCAGCGTCGACCTGCGTGACGACGGCACCAATCGACGCGCGCGCCTGCGCCTGGCCTATTCCTCCGGATCAGGCCCGGAGACGGTGTTCGTCAAGGCGGTGGACCCCGCCCACCGCGACCTGGTCCGGCTCACCAGCGGCCTGTTCCACGAACCGCGGCTGTTCAACTCCGGTGTCGACCTGCCACTGGAGCACCCCACCGTGTTCGCCGCGCTGATCGACGAAGTGGGTGAGGACTTCATCCTGGTGATGGAGGATCTCACCGCGCGCGACGCCGACCCGCGGGATGCGACCCGTCCGCTGAGCATCGAGCAGGCGACGACGGGTGTGCGCGGCCTGGCACGAATGCACGGCCGATACTGGGGCGCAAGGGTTCTCGAGGAGTCCGCGCTCGACTGGCTGGAGCCGTTCGTACCCTGGGAGGGGATGGGCGCCGCACCGCTGTCCGAGGCCCAGGAACGGCTCGGCGACGGCGCGCCGGATGTCGTGATGGCGTTGACCATCGGCGAGCTCATCGAGGACATCTGGAAGCCGTACATCCGCAGCCTCACCAAGGCGCCGCAGACATTGCTGCACGGTGACCCGCACATCGGCAACACCTACCTGCTGCCCACCGGTGAGGTCGGATTCCTGGACTGGCAGGTCGCCCGCCGTGGCAACTGGTCGCTGGACCTGGGCTATTTCCTGCAGGGAGCGTTGACGATCGAGGACCGGCGTCGCGGCGAGCGCCACCTCCTCGAGGAGTACCGCGGCGCGCTCGGCCTGCCCGCCGACGAATTGCCGTCCCTCGGGGAGATCTGGTTGCGCTACCGCGCCTCGGTGGCGCACGGGCTCACGCTGTGGCTGTGCACGGCAAGCGCGGGGGAGCTCTGGCAACGCCCCGATATCGCGATCGCACTGGCGCAACGGTATTCGGCGGCCTATGCCGACCTGCAGACCGCCGAGGCGCTCGGGGACATCGACACCTGAGTCAGCGTCGCCGCCACGGGCCGGGCAGCAGGCTCACCGACACGGCGGAGATCACCGATACCGCGATGAGGTAGGCGGCGATCGCGTCGCTGGACTTCGTCGCTGCGTAGAGGGCGGTGGCGATGGTCGGCGCGAACGCCGATCCGACCACCGCCGACAGGGTGTAGCCCAGGGACACACCGCTGTAGCGCACGTCGGCGTCGAACGCCAGGCTGAACAGCGAACCTGTCACCCCGGCGGCCGGTGCCATCGCCAACCCGAACACCAGCACCAGGGCGACCAGGAAGAGCCGGGGGTCGCCGGTGTTGATCAAGGCGAAGACCGGTAGGACCGACGCGCCCATCGCGACGACCCCGGCGAGGAAGACCGGCTTGCGGCCGACGGCGTCGGACACCCTGCCGAACACCGGGTACATCACGACCGCCACCACGGCTGCCACGCAGACACCGAGAAGTGCCTGCGCGCGGTCGATTCCGGCCACCGTGGTCGCGTAGGACACCAGGTATGCCACACAGATGTAGGCGAACACCCCCTGGGACAGATAGGCCCCGGCGACGAGCAGGATCTGGCGCCAGTGCCTGTTCACGGCCACGGCGACCGGCAGCCGCACGAGCGCGGCCCGGGCCCGCACGGCGGCGAAGTCGGGGCTCTCGGCCAGAGAGAGCCGGATGACCAACCCGATGACGATCAGCACGGCGCTGGCGAGGAACGGGATCCGCCAGCCCCACGACAGGAACTGTTCGTCGGGCAAGAGGGATACCGCGTAGAACGCCAGCGTGGCGATCGCGGTGCCGGCCGGGGCGCCCATCTGCGGGAAAGCCCCGTACAGGCCTTTACGGTCCGGTGCGGCGTGTTCGACCGCCATCAGGGTGGCGCCGCCCCATTCCCCGCCGACGGCGAAACCCTGCGCCAACCGCAACAGCGTCAACAGGATCGGCGCCGCCACACCGATCTGCCCGTAGGTGGGCAGCGCTCCCATCAGCACGGTGGCGACACCCATGATCAGCAGCGAGTAGACCAGCATCCGCTTGCGGCCGATCCGATCGCCGAAGTGGCCGAACATGATTCCGCCCACCGGGCGCGCGACGAATCCGACGCCGAATGTCGCGAACGACAACAGCAATCCGGTGGCCGCCGACGCTGAAGGGAAGAACAGCTGTGGGAACACCAGCGCCGCCGCGGTGCCGTAGATCAGGAAGTCGTAGTACTCGACGGTCGTCCCGATGAAGCTCGCCGACGCGACCCGCAGAGGCGACGTGCCGACACCTGCGGTGGCACTGGTCGCTGCCATGGATGGACACTATCGGCCGATCGACGGCCCGGCAAGGGTTTTCGCGCCGGTCTCAGACCCGCATGCGCAGCGGCTGATTGGCGGTCTCGCGCATGGTCATGATGGTGGCCAGCGAGATGACGGCCGCGATGATCACGTAGTAGGCGGGGGCGAGCGGGTTCCCGGTGCGGTCGGCGAGCCAGGTCGCGACATACGGTGCGGTACCGCCGAACAGCGCCACCGACGTGTTGTATCCGATCGAGTAGCCGCTGGAACGCACCTTGGTGGCGAAGAGCTCCGCGCCCGCGGCCAGCGACCCCGCGACGAACACCGCTTCGAGCGCGGACAACCCCGCGTGCCCGGCGATCGCGCCCAGCAGTGATCCGGTGTTGAACAGTGCGAACAGCGGATAGGCCAGCACGGCGAAACCCACGGCGCCGGCGATCAACAACGGTTTGCGGCCGACGCGGTCCGAGAGCGCACCGAGGGGCAGGATGAGCACCAGTCCGACGGCGCTGGCCACGGTGATCGAGACGAACGCATCGGTTTTGGTGAACTCGAGCGTCTCGGTCATATAGCTCGGCAGGTAGGTGAACACGATGTAGAAGCCAACGTTGTGGATGATGACGAGGCCGGCGATCTGCAGGATCGGCCGCCAGGAGGTCGTGACCGCATCCTTGAGCGGCGACGTGGACACCTCACCGGATTCCTTGAGCTCTTCGAAATCCGGTGTGTCGCCGAGCTTCAGCCGGATGTAGAGGCCGACGCCGCCCAGCACACCGGCGATGAGGAACGGGATCCGCCACCCGTATGCGTTCATCGCTGATTCGCTGAGCAGCGCCTCGAGCACCGTTACCGTCACCGACCCGAGCAGGAACCCGACGACCACCGACCAGACCAGGAAACTGACCACGAATCCGCGGTGGCGGTCGGGGGCGAACTCGGCGAGATAGCAGGCACCGCTGCCGTATTCACCTCCGGCGGAAAAGCCCTGCACACAGCGCAGGACGAGCAGAAGCAGTGGCGCGGCGACGCCGATGGCGTCGTAACTCGGCAGCAGGCCGATCGCGAAGGTGGACGCCGACATCAGCAGGATGACCAGCGCCAGCACACGCTGGCGGCCGATCCGGTCGCCCAACGGCCCGAAGAAGAACCCGCCCAGGGGGCGCATGAAGAACGCGGCCGCGAAGATGGCGAAGGTGTTCAGCAGCGCGGCGGTGTCGTCGGCGGTCGGGAAGAACGTCTTGGCGATGTAGGTGGCCAGAAAGCCGTAGATCGCGAAGTCGAACCATTCGACGGTGTTGCCGATGGCGGCGCCCCGCACCGCCCGCCGCACCGCGTGTGGTTCGGCCTCGCGCGGGCGGTGTCCGTCGATGGTGGCCATGGTTGCTCCTCGATCGCGCACGCCGACCCCGGCACTGTTGGGTTCGAGCATTCCCGATCTTGTGCGGAGCTAATCCCGCGGCGGCGGGTCAGTCGCTGGCGGGAAGCGGCTTGGCTTCTTTGAGGTTGAGCGGGGTGGCGCCGATGGACAGGGTGCCCGCACCGGCCTTGGTGACGAGCACCTCGGCCCCGCTGTCGTCGACGTAGCGTTTGCCCATCACGTTGCCGCCCGACAACGACGGGTCCAGGGTCGCGTCGGACGCCTTCGCGGCATCCAGTGGCACCATCGGCGTACCGCCGGCGCGCAGGTCGTCGAGGCTCTCGGCGCTGCGCACCACGATCACCTGGGTGTCGCACACCTGGCTCTGCAGGCGGGTGCCGTTCTTGATCATGCGGGCTCCTTCTCGGGCTCGTCGGCTGCGGCATGGAGTTCTTCGATCAGCTCGCGGCGCAGCACCTTACCGGTGGCGTTGGTGGGTAGCTCGGCGCGGAACACCACCCGGTCCGGGGTCCGCGAGCCGCGCAGATGCCGGCGCACGTGGGCGCGCAGGTCGTCGGGATCGGGGTCGGCACCGGTGGCAGGCACCACGACGGCGACGATGATCTGTCCCCACTGCGGGTCCTCGGGACCGACGACGGCGACGTCGCGGACGTCGGGATGTTCGACGAGCACATCCTCGATCTCGGCGGGTGCGATGTTCTCACCGCCGCGGATGATCGTGTCATCGGAGCGGCCGCCGATGAACAGGTATCCGTCCTCGTCAAGGGAGGCAACATCTTTGGTCGGGAACCAGCCGTCCGCGTCGAGTACGGAGCCGATGTCGGTGTAGCGGCCGGAGACCTGATCGCCCCGGACGAACAGCTCGCCGGTCTCCCCGGGGCCGAGCACGCTGCCGTCGTCGGCGCGGATCTGCACCTCGATACCCGGCACGATCTGGCCCACCGAGCCGAGTCGGCGTATCACCGCGTCGTCTTCGGAGGCGCGTGCGGCGCGGTGGTCGTCGGGCCCGAGCACCGCGATGGTGGAACTGGTCTCGGTGAGGCCGTAGGCGTTGACGAAGCCGACGTCGGGCAGCAGTTCGAGCGCCCGCCGGACCAGCGGCAGCGCCACCTTCGAACCACCGTAGGCGAGGTTGCGCAAAGTGGGCAGGGCCACCGGCTCCTCGGACAGCGCGGACACGATGCGGTCCAGCATGGTGGGGACGACGGTGGCGGTGGTGACGCCTTCGGTGCGGACCAGCCGGATCCACTCGCGGGCGTCGAAGTGGCGCAGGTACACCATCTTCCGGCCGGCATACAGATTCGACATGGCGGCCCCGACACCGGCGATGTGGTAGGGCGGAACGCAGATCAGCGCAGCGTCCTCGGGCGAGGCAGAGGCGAACTCCACGGTGCCGGTCACGTAACTGGTCAGGTTGTTGTGGGTCAGCTCAACGGCTTTGGGCCGCGACGTGGTGCCCGAGGTGAACAGCACGACCGCCACCGCGTCGGGGTCGGCGAACTCGGCGGCGGGTTCGGCCGTTCGGGCGGCGGCGAGGAACTCCTGTGCGTCCAGCACCCGCTTACCCGTCCCGGCGACGACGTCGCGGTACTCCGCGTCGACGATCACCAGCGCGTCGGGGAGTCGCCCGATCAGTTCATGTAGCCCGTCGCGGCTGAGCCGGTAGTTGAGCGGGGTGAACGGAATGGCCGCCCTGGCGGAGGCGAACAGCAGCAGTGGCAGCAGCGCGCCACCAGTGCCGACGTAGGCGACGTGTGCCGCACCCGAATTCGCGATGAGGCCGGCGCCACCGTCGGCGAGCGCGGAGAGTTCGTCGACGGACAGCCGCAGGCCCTCCGAGACGACAGCGGTCCGGTCGGGGTCGGCCGAGACAGACATCTCCAGCAGCAGGGAGATGCTCATGTCTTGTCCACTGTCTCGTCCACTGCCTTGTCGACGAAGATGTCGAGGGTGGGGTGCTCGCCGCCACCGTAGCGGGACAGGTCGTCCACACCGGCCGACGTCAGCACCTCGGAATCGATGAAGCACTGACCTGTGGTCTCGCGGGCCGGCCGGGTCAGCACTTCGACCGCCGCATCGGCCATGATCTGTGGATCGCGCGACGCCTGGAGCGCCTTGTCGCCGTCCGCCATGTTGGCCACCGCGGAGGTGGCGATATAGGTCTCGGGCCACAGGCAGTTGAACGCGATGCCGGGGCCGCCCTGCTCTGCGCGGAACTCTTCAGCCCAGCCGAGCGAGAGCAGCGTCATCCCGTACTTCGACAGCGTGTAGGCGGGGTGGGCGCCCAGCCAGTAGGGGTTCATGTTCAGCGGCGGCGCCAGCGTGAGCACGTGCGGGTTGGGCGACTCCCGCAGATGCGGCAGGCAGGCCTTGGTCAGCAGGAAGGTGCCCCTGATGTTGATGTCCATCATCAGGTCGAACTTCTTGGCCGACAGCTGCTCGGTCGGGTCGGTGGCGATGGCGCTGGCGTTGTTGATGCAGATGTCGACACCGCCGAACTGTTCGACGGCGGTGCTGACGGCGCGCGCCACGTCGTCCTCCTTGCGCACGTCGCCGACGACCGCGACGGCTTTGCCTCCGGCGGCCTCGACCTCGGCGACGGCGGTGTGCACGGTGCCCGGCAGCTTGGGATGCGGCTCGCCGGTCTTGGCGAGCAATACGACGTTGGCGCCGTGGCGGGCCGCGCCGATGGCGATGGCCAGACCGATTCCACGGCTTCCGCCTGACACCACCAGGGTTCGATCGGTCAGCGCTCGCTGGCTGGGCACCCCTTGTTCGCTGGGCATGGGCCTCCTCGACTCAACTCGATGGTATTGCCATTCTCATTTTCTGCAAGTGTCGTATCCGGCGATTGTGTCGCAGGTACCCGTGCAGGTCGCCGCGGGGGTCCGCAGGCCGGCGCCGGCCCGTGGTGGCACGGGTCGAGGACGCGGGTGAACACGTTCACCTTCCCGAAGGCGGTATTGGCATTCTCATTCTTTGCAAGTACGTTATCCACTGATGAGCGACCTCGTGCAGACCTCCTCGGGCCTCCCGCTCG
Above is a window of Mycolicibacterium baixiangningiae DNA encoding:
- a CDS encoding cytochrome P450 encodes the protein MTVSASPDVYFDPYDVGINADPYPVFRRLRDEAPLYYNEQYDFYAVSRYEDVCKTLVDHETFSSARGAIVELIKANIDIPPGTVIFEDPPIHDVHRKLLARMFTPRKINALEPKIREFCAQSLDPLVDAGRFDFITDFGAQMPMKVISSLLGIPEDDQEMIRDYGNAQLRTEAGKPMSAAEQGMVTGEVFEAYIDWRQDNPSDDIMTELLNVEFTDETGTVRRLRREELLVYLNVVAGAGNETTTRLIGWAAKVLAEHPDQRRELVENPALIPLAVEELLRFEPPAPHVARYVTRDIEIHGQTVPEGAVMMMLIGAAVRDHRQFPPDGDVFDIHREPRQHLAFSVGTHYCLGSALARLEGRVALEEILKRFPEWDVDMANAALSPTSTVRGWDSMPAIVR
- a CDS encoding phosphotransferase, which codes for MTSPTTGTALGVPKDWDDITPEWMTSALSGRHPDAVVESVSVDLRDDGTNRRARLRLAYSSGSGPETVFVKAVDPAHRDLVRLTSGLFHEPRLFNSGVDLPLEHPTVFAALIDEVGEDFILVMEDLTARDADPRDATRPLSIEQATTGVRGLARMHGRYWGARVLEESALDWLEPFVPWEGMGAAPLSEAQERLGDGAPDVVMALTIGELIEDIWKPYIRSLTKAPQTLLHGDPHIGNTYLLPTGEVGFLDWQVARRGNWSLDLGYFLQGALTIEDRRRGERHLLEEYRGALGLPADELPSLGEIWLRYRASVAHGLTLWLCTASAGELWQRPDIAIALAQRYSAAYADLQTAEALGDIDT
- a CDS encoding MFS transporter gives rise to the protein MAATSATAGVGTSPLRVASASFIGTTVEYYDFLIYGTAAALVFPQLFFPSASAATGLLLSFATFGVGFVARPVGGIMFGHFGDRIGRKRMLVYSLLIMGVATVLMGALPTYGQIGVAAPILLTLLRLAQGFAVGGEWGGATLMAVEHAAPDRKGLYGAFPQMGAPAGTAIATLAFYAVSLLPDEQFLSWGWRIPFLASAVLIVIGLVIRLSLAESPDFAAVRARAALVRLPVAVAVNRHWRQILLVAGAYLSQGVFAYICVAYLVSYATTVAGIDRAQALLGVCVAAVVAVVMYPVFGRVSDAVGRKPVFLAGVVAMGASVLPVFALINTGDPRLFLVALVLVFGLAMAPAAGVTGSLFSLAFDADVRYSGVSLGYTLSAVVGSAFAPTIATALYAATKSSDAIAAYLIAVSVISAVSVSLLPGPWRRR
- a CDS encoding MFS transporter; the encoded protein is MATIDGHRPREAEPHAVRRAVRGAAIGNTVEWFDFAIYGFLATYIAKTFFPTADDTAALLNTFAIFAAAFFMRPLGGFFFGPLGDRIGRQRVLALVILLMSASTFAIGLLPSYDAIGVAAPLLLLVLRCVQGFSAGGEYGSGACYLAEFAPDRHRGFVVSFLVWSVVVGFLLGSVTVTVLEALLSESAMNAYGWRIPFLIAGVLGGVGLYIRLKLGDTPDFEELKESGEVSTSPLKDAVTTSWRPILQIAGLVIIHNVGFYIVFTYLPSYMTETLEFTKTDAFVSITVASAVGLVLILPLGALSDRVGRKPLLIAGAVGFAVLAYPLFALFNTGSLLGAIAGHAGLSALEAVFVAGSLAAGAELFATKVRSSGYSIGYNTSVALFGGTAPYVATWLADRTGNPLAPAYYVIIAAVISLATIMTMRETANQPLRMRV
- a CDS encoding class I adenylate-forming enzyme family protein, which translates into the protein MSISLLLEMSVSADPDRTAVVSEGLRLSVDELSALADGGAGLIANSGAAHVAYVGTGGALLPLLLFASARAAIPFTPLNYRLSRDGLHELIGRLPDALVIVDAEYRDVVAGTGKRVLDAQEFLAAARTAEPAAEFADPDAVAVVLFTSGTTSRPKAVELTHNNLTSYVTGTVEFASASPEDAALICVPPYHIAGVGAAMSNLYAGRKMVYLRHFDAREWIRLVRTEGVTTATVVPTMLDRIVSALSEEPVALPTLRNLAYGGSKVALPLVRRALELLPDVGFVNAYGLTETSSTIAVLGPDDHRAARASEDDAVIRRLGSVGQIVPGIEVQIRADDGSVLGPGETGELFVRGDQVSGRYTDIGSVLDADGWFPTKDVASLDEDGYLFIGGRSDDTIIRGGENIAPAEIEDVLVEHPDVRDVAVVGPEDPQWGQIIVAVVVPATGADPDPDDLRAHVRRHLRGSRTPDRVVFRAELPTNATGKVLRRELIEELHAAADEPEKEPA
- a CDS encoding SDR family oxidoreductase; the protein is MPSEQGVPSQRALTDRTLVVSGGSRGIGLAIAIGAARHGANVVLLAKTGEPHPKLPGTVHTAVAEVEAAGGKAVAVVGDVRKEDDVARAVSTAVEQFGGVDICINNASAIATDPTEQLSAKKFDLMMDINIRGTFLLTKACLPHLRESPNPHVLTLAPPLNMNPYWLGAHPAYTLSKYGMTLLSLGWAEEFRAEQGGPGIAFNCLWPETYIATSAVANMADGDKALQASRDPQIMADAAVEVLTRPARETTGQCFIDSEVLTSAGVDDLSRYGGGEHPTLDIFVDKAVDETVDKT